A genomic window from Bdellovibrio sp. SKB1291214 includes:
- the arsH gene encoding arsenical resistance protein ArsH, with protein sequence MNNESNFLKDEKFALKPDAHQILSSTHAAKILILHGSLRPKSFSRLLAAEAGRILSYMGAEVKFFDPADLPLFDQESHTHPKVTELRELSQWSEGQVWVSPEMHGNVSGVMKNQVDWIPLSIGAVRPTQGRTLAVMEVSGGSQSFNAVNTLRVLGRWMRMITIPNQSSVPQAYNEFNEDGTMKESSYRDRVVDVLEELLRMTYLTRDVRDFLVDRYSERKEHQLKVDLKKM encoded by the coding sequence ATGAACAATGAATCTAACTTTTTAAAAGATGAGAAATTTGCTCTTAAACCTGACGCACACCAAATACTTTCATCAACTCACGCGGCAAAAATTCTAATCCTCCACGGCTCTCTCAGACCGAAATCCTTCTCAAGACTCTTAGCTGCTGAGGCTGGACGTATCCTTTCTTACATGGGTGCAGAGGTGAAATTCTTCGATCCCGCAGATCTTCCGCTATTCGATCAAGAGTCTCATACCCACCCCAAGGTGACGGAACTCAGAGAACTGAGCCAGTGGTCGGAAGGACAAGTATGGGTTTCACCTGAAATGCATGGCAACGTATCGGGCGTGATGAAAAATCAAGTTGATTGGATCCCCCTCAGTATCGGAGCAGTTCGCCCAACACAAGGTCGCACACTAGCAGTAATGGAAGTTTCTGGCGGATCACAATCCTTCAACGCAGTAAATACCCTGAGAGTCCTTGGTAGATGGATGCGGATGATCACTATTCCGAATCAGTCTTCCGTGCCTCAGGCCTACAATGAATTCAACGAAGATGGTACAATGAAGGAATCTTCTTACCGCGACCGTGTCGTTGATGTCCTAGAAGAGCTTTTACGAATGACTTATCTCACTCGTGATGTTCGTGATTTTTTGGTAGATCGCTACAGTGAGCGCAAAGAACATCAACTCAAAGTTGACCTCAAAAAAATGTAA